From Desulfonatronum thioautotrophicum, a single genomic window includes:
- the hmcA gene encoding sulfate respiration complex hexadecaheme cytochrome HmcA, giving the protein MAYRKLVLGLSGCLFVLVCVLFLQADVMSMISSSGKDSGRADLIMIQAIGKQTTKQASAVQFFHDAHTEALAEQGKDCAACHIKDDRGVISYKYMRLEDPSASQLQDLYHDNCTACHAENAKARMANPGPQIGECRACHSEPRDYTQAWVSGGMDNMLHYIHWDSDLIPKDEGKETNCGQCHHEYDEETEELVYVQFEEEGCRSCHGASPKDPVKSNLAEAFHGQCVTCHLDNKEAEAERNGPLDCASCHGAPQRLEAQVRMAEKLEEMGGVLPRLPRNQPDAVLVAAKLPDLPEDATRPTLMYPVPFNHELHEHATDTCRDCHHETLKQSCTDCHTLKGSEQGGFISLERAMHAPDSKHSCVGCHNEMKQDPSCAGCHAAMPRGTEPPASSCAVCHVNPNILTQSPAERQVSYTDFTEMLIPAQVDGRQPASEPIEIPEDKEGRMALAHELIINLRQEPLLIAEEDIPDIVIIDVLANEYQPAELPHRKIVMSMMEGMQDNSLATAFHATPVTMCQGCHHNSPLSKEPPSCQTCHDERSQEGRLGRPGLLAAYHIQCMSCHAEMGLEEPAATDCYSCHKQIEN; this is encoded by the coding sequence ATGGCATACAGGAAACTAGTACTCGGCTTATCCGGATGCCTGTTCGTATTGGTTTGCGTGCTTTTTCTTCAGGCTGACGTGATGAGCATGATCAGCTCTTCCGGAAAGGATTCCGGCAGAGCCGACCTGATCATGATCCAGGCCATAGGCAAGCAAACAACAAAACAGGCCTCCGCGGTCCAATTTTTCCATGACGCGCACACCGAAGCCCTCGCTGAACAGGGCAAGGATTGCGCGGCATGCCACATCAAGGATGACCGCGGCGTCATTTCCTACAAGTACATGCGCCTGGAAGATCCAAGCGCGAGCCAACTGCAAGACCTCTACCACGACAACTGTACAGCCTGTCACGCGGAAAACGCCAAAGCCCGCATGGCCAATCCAGGGCCCCAGATTGGAGAGTGCCGCGCCTGCCACTCGGAGCCGAGAGACTACACCCAGGCCTGGGTTTCCGGCGGCATGGACAACATGCTGCACTATATTCACTGGGATTCTGACCTGATCCCCAAGGACGAGGGCAAGGAAACCAATTGCGGCCAGTGTCACCACGAATACGACGAAGAGACCGAAGAACTCGTCTATGTCCAATTCGAGGAAGAAGGCTGCCGCTCCTGCCACGGCGCCTCGCCCAAGGATCCTGTCAAGTCCAACCTGGCCGAGGCCTTCCACGGTCAATGCGTAACCTGCCACCTGGACAACAAGGAAGCCGAAGCCGAGCGCAACGGTCCTCTGGACTGCGCCTCCTGCCATGGCGCGCCCCAACGTCTGGAAGCCCAGGTCAGGATGGCTGAAAAGCTGGAAGAGATGGGTGGGGTTTTGCCGCGTTTGCCACGCAATCAACCTGATGCCGTCCTGGTTGCGGCCAAGCTGCCCGACCTTCCTGAGGACGCCACCCGGCCGACCTTGATGTATCCTGTCCCCTTCAACCACGAGTTGCATGAACATGCCACGGATACGTGCCGGGACTGCCACCATGAAACCCTGAAACAATCCTGCACGGATTGCCATACATTGAAAGGCTCCGAGCAGGGCGGCTTCATCAGTCTGGAACGGGCCATGCACGCTCCGGACAGCAAACATAGTTGCGTCGGCTGTCACAACGAAATGAAGCAGGATCCCTCCTGCGCCGGCTGCCATGCCGCCATGCCTCGCGGCACGGAGCCCCCGGCCTCCAGTTGCGCCGTGTGCCACGTCAACCCGAATATTCTGACCCAAAGCCCGGCTGAGCGGCAGGTGAGCTACACGGACTTCACGGAAATGCTCATCCCGGCCCAGGTTGACGGCAGACAGCCCGCCAGCGAACCCATCGAGATCCCTGAGGATAAAGAAGGACGTATGGCCCTGGCCCACGAGCTCATCATCAACCTGCGGCAGGAACCCTTGCTGATCGCCGAGGAAGACATCCCCGACATCGTGATCATCGATGTTCTGGCCAATGAGTACCAGCCAGCGGAACTGCCGCACCGCAAGATCGTCATGAGCATGATGGAGGGCATGCAGGACAATTCACTGGCCACCGCCTTCCACGCCACGCCGGTGACCATGTGTCAGGGTTGCCACCACAACAGCCCGCTCTCCAAGGAGCCGCCCAGCTGCCAGACATGCCACGATGAACGCTCCCAGGAAGGGCGCCTTGGCCGGCCAGGACTCTTGGCCGCCTACCACATCCAGTGCATGTCCTGCCACGCGGAGATGGGCCTGGAAGAGCCGGCGGCAACAGACTGCTACTCCTGCCACAAACAGATAGAGAACTGA
- the hmcC gene encoding sulfate respiration complex protein HmcC — translation MSTETSTDFKSYLTPFNIVTGLIIIAGLIVTVIRFTGGLGAVTNLDDNYPWGIWISFDLLCGVALAAGGYTTAAACYVFGFKKYQSAVRPAVLTAFLGYALVVLALHYDVGRPWRLPYPIFVQQGTTSLLFEVGLCVFLYLTVLFLEFLPTLFEWKGWKKLRDVLVKMTLVLVIFGVVLSTLHQSSLGALYTIAPSKLHPLWYSAYLPVFFFVSSIAAGLSMVIFEGTLSHKYLHRMMDSEYNRNHNDVILGFAKGCSWVLFGYFALKMIGLTYDNNWHYLATGFGVWFLVELLGFVALPAFLFAVGARDNNFPLIKWTAILTVLGIVLNRFNVSLVAFNYHLPSEDRYFPHIMEIIISVFIVTVGIVAFRFISTRMPVFFEHPDYKGQH, via the coding sequence ATGAGCACCGAGACCAGCACCGACTTCAAGTCGTACTTGACGCCATTCAACATCGTTACCGGCCTGATCATCATCGCCGGCCTGATCGTCACCGTGATCCGCTTCACCGGGGGTCTCGGGGCCGTAACCAACCTGGACGACAACTACCCCTGGGGCATCTGGATCAGCTTTGACCTGCTCTGCGGCGTCGCCCTGGCAGCCGGCGGCTACACCACCGCCGCGGCCTGCTACGTGTTCGGCTTCAAGAAATACCAATCTGCTGTTCGTCCCGCGGTTCTGACCGCATTCCTGGGTTATGCCCTGGTGGTCCTGGCTCTGCACTACGACGTTGGCCGCCCCTGGCGGCTGCCTTATCCGATCTTTGTCCAGCAGGGCACAACATCTCTGCTGTTCGAAGTAGGTTTGTGCGTCTTCTTGTACCTGACCGTCCTCTTCCTGGAATTCCTGCCCACGCTGTTCGAATGGAAGGGGTGGAAAAAACTGCGGGACGTGCTGGTCAAGATGACCCTGGTGCTGGTCATCTTCGGCGTGGTCCTCTCCACGTTGCACCAGTCCTCCCTGGGAGCACTGTACACCATCGCTCCGTCCAAACTGCACCCCTTATGGTATTCAGCCTACCTCCCGGTCTTCTTCTTTGTCTCCAGCATCGCGGCCGGGTTGTCCATGGTCATCTTTGAGGGCACATTATCCCATAAGTACCTGCACCGGATGATGGACAGCGAATACAACAGGAACCACAACGACGTGATCCTCGGCTTTGCCAAGGGATGCTCCTGGGTGTTGTTCGGCTACTTTGCCCTGAAGATGATCGGCCTGACCTATGACAACAACTGGCACTACCTGGCGACTGGATTCGGCGTGTGGTTCCTGGTGGAACTGCTCGGTTTCGTTGCCCTGCCGGCCTTCCTCTTTGCCGTGGGCGCTCGGGACAACAACTTCCCCTTGATCAAGTGGACTGCGATCCTGACTGTGCTGGGCATTGTCCTGAACCGGTTCAACGTGTCCCTGGTTGCTTTCAACTACCACCTGCCTTCTGAAGACAGGTACTTCCCCCATATCATGGAAATCATCATTTCCGTGTTCATCGTCACCGTGGGCATCGTTGCATTCCGGTTCATCTCCACCAGAATGCCCGTTTTTTTCGAACATCCTGACTACAAAGGCCAACACTGA
- a CDS encoding SoxR reducing system RseC family protein, with the protein MSLNPFSAPSVSENDQPNTEADHSCSDHIGTVLSRRGQMARVQIHAPRQCATCTCSSSRSSSGPTRARYLTVVNAVDAQSGQRVRISKSRNASLAAPAVLFGVPLIGLLGGALGANRIAPFSSNDLNTLIGAGVGLAAGFLVAKLIVLFRFSDPESMPKAIAILSKPATEGPCDRPST; encoded by the coding sequence ATGTCCTTGAATCCATTTTCAGCACCTTCTGTATCGGAAAATGACCAGCCAAACACCGAGGCGGACCATTCCTGCTCTGATCATATCGGAACCGTTCTCTCGCGTCGCGGTCAAATGGCCAGGGTTCAGATTCACGCTCCCCGGCAGTGCGCGACATGCACCTGCAGCTCTTCTCGTTCAAGTTCCGGCCCGACACGGGCCCGATACCTGACCGTGGTCAATGCCGTTGACGCCCAGAGCGGCCAGCGTGTGCGCATCAGCAAGTCGCGAAACGCATCCCTGGCAGCACCGGCCGTGCTCTTCGGTGTTCCATTGATCGGCCTGCTGGGCGGCGCCCTTGGTGCCAACCGGATTGCTCCATTTTCATCCAATGACCTGAACACCCTCATCGGAGCCGGAGTGGGCTTGGCTGCCGGATTTCTCGTTGCCAAGCTGATTGTCCTGTTCCGTTTTTCCGATCCCGAATCCATGCCCAAAGCCATCGCCATCCTTTCCAAACCTGCCACGGAAGGCCCTTGTGATCGACCCTCAACCTGA
- the mnmE gene encoding tRNA uridine-5-carboxymethylaminomethyl(34) synthesis GTPase MnmE, which produces MTQEFSPTIAAVATAPGHGAVGIIRVSGSRANPVVRSCFAPSRPGRQEFRPYRMHHGHLLGPDQRILDEVLVVFMPGPGSFTGEDVVEIHCHGSPVVLQNILDTILGLGVDPAGPGEFTQRAFLNGRMDLTQAEAVAEIIAATSPAASLLAQTKLSGALRTWVESLRAALEELRAQLCLAVDFPEEDIECLAPDDFLAAVEGIQMQIRAVQENFRRNRIWNDGALCVLSGAVNAGKSSLLNLLLGRERAIVSPAPGTTRDYLEERVALQGLGVRLVDTAGVRHDADDVERAGLSLARQLQDKADAILLVVDNAAPAALAVSLDTPSPSPTSSTGSPTQAEQLLERFPVAKTLVVANKADLPAADPEPVAYYSELGYPVIRISAKTGHGVDVLQRAVHALLTQQAPEPRPDTVSPNLRQSRDLERADQELTALRADIINGLPYDLLGVRLEAVSAILAEITGEITSTDVLESIFSTFCIGK; this is translated from the coding sequence TTGACCCAGGAATTTTCGCCAACCATCGCCGCCGTGGCCACTGCACCGGGACACGGCGCAGTGGGCATCATTCGCGTCAGCGGCTCCCGAGCCAATCCGGTGGTTCGCTCCTGCTTCGCCCCGTCGCGACCCGGCCGCCAGGAATTTCGCCCCTACCGGATGCATCACGGGCACCTTCTGGGGCCGGACCAGCGCATCCTGGACGAGGTCCTGGTCGTCTTCATGCCCGGCCCCGGATCCTTCACCGGCGAGGACGTGGTGGAAATCCACTGCCATGGCTCTCCGGTGGTGCTCCAGAACATCCTGGATACGATTCTGGGCCTGGGAGTCGATCCGGCCGGCCCTGGGGAATTCACCCAACGGGCCTTTCTGAACGGGCGGATGGACCTGACCCAGGCCGAGGCCGTGGCCGAGATCATCGCCGCAACGTCCCCGGCAGCCTCGCTTCTGGCGCAAACCAAACTCAGCGGGGCCCTGCGCACGTGGGTGGAGTCACTGCGGGCCGCTCTGGAAGAACTTCGGGCTCAGCTGTGTCTGGCCGTGGATTTTCCGGAAGAGGATATCGAATGCCTTGCACCGGATGATTTTCTCGCCGCCGTCGAAGGCATCCAGATGCAAATCCGGGCCGTGCAGGAGAACTTCCGCCGCAACCGGATCTGGAACGACGGGGCCTTGTGCGTGCTTTCCGGAGCCGTGAACGCCGGCAAGTCCAGTCTGCTCAACCTGCTGCTGGGCCGGGAGCGGGCCATTGTCAGCCCCGCTCCGGGAACAACCAGGGACTATCTCGAGGAACGCGTCGCCCTGCAGGGGCTGGGCGTCCGCCTTGTGGACACCGCGGGTGTTCGTCACGATGCGGACGATGTGGAGCGAGCCGGCTTGTCCCTGGCCCGTCAACTGCAGGACAAGGCTGACGCGATTCTGCTGGTCGTGGATAATGCCGCACCGGCTGCTCTCGCCGTGAGCCTCGACACGCCTTCCCCCTCTCCGACCTCATCAACCGGTTCCCCCACCCAGGCGGAACAGTTGCTGGAACGGTTTCCAGTCGCCAAAACCCTGGTTGTGGCCAACAAGGCGGATCTCCCCGCGGCGGATCCGGAGCCTGTTGCGTACTACTCCGAACTTGGCTACCCTGTCATTCGAATTTCCGCCAAGACCGGCCACGGGGTGGATGTCCTGCAACGCGCCGTCCACGCCCTGCTCACCCAGCAAGCCCCCGAGCCCCGCCCGGATACCGTGTCGCCCAACCTGCGGCAGTCTCGGGATCTGGAGCGGGCCGACCAGGAACTGACGGCACTGCGCGCAGATATTATCAACGGATTGCCCTACGATCTGCTCGGTGTCCGCCTGGAAGCCGTCAGCGCTATTCTCGCCGAAATAACCGGAGAAATCACATCCACGGATGTCCTTGAATCCATTTTCAGCACCTTCTGTATCGGAAAATGA
- the hmcD gene encoding sulfate respiration complex protein HmcD has product MEFSSLHEFFMHTKTMTYLLMGGILVGAVLWWQFLMGEKRQIENPHQTDEENGQGHGH; this is encoded by the coding sequence ATGGAATTCAGTTCATTGCATGAGTTTTTTATGCATACAAAGACCATGACCTACCTGCTCATGGGCGGCATCCTGGTGGGCGCCGTACTCTGGTGGCAGTTTCTCATGGGTGAAAAACGGCAAATCGAGAATCCTCACCAGACCGACGAGGAAAATGGTCAGGGCCATGGCCACTAG
- a CDS encoding Jag N-terminal domain-containing protein, which yields MSEPREFQSKSVDDAIEEACAYFSRTRDELEITILEGGSSGIFGLVGVKKARIKAQPRVRLAELETMIRTVTERIASAIVDAPRVHVEHQSDLIKATIETSDVTERLLVRDGQVLGAVEYIVNRIIARRWPNAVRIMLDADGFRERQDEELGALAVSLAEKAKSSQTPQSTKPLPSYQRRIVHLALQTISDIQTKSKGDGPLKRVLIIPKTPPDEGEPSAEESLPQQENRVP from the coding sequence ATGAGTGAACCCCGAGAATTTCAGAGTAAAAGCGTCGACGACGCCATTGAGGAGGCCTGTGCGTACTTTTCCCGAACCCGAGACGAACTGGAAATAACCATCCTGGAGGGTGGTTCCTCCGGCATTTTTGGCCTGGTGGGGGTGAAGAAGGCCCGTATCAAAGCCCAACCCCGCGTGCGGCTGGCGGAACTGGAAACCATGATCCGCACGGTCACGGAGCGGATCGCCTCTGCCATCGTCGACGCGCCAAGGGTGCATGTGGAGCACCAGTCGGACCTGATCAAGGCCACCATCGAAACCTCCGATGTCACGGAACGGCTTCTTGTCCGCGACGGCCAGGTGCTGGGCGCGGTGGAATACATCGTCAATCGCATCATTGCCCGCCGCTGGCCCAACGCCGTACGGATCATGCTGGATGCCGACGGTTTTCGAGAACGCCAGGACGAGGAGTTGGGTGCACTGGCGGTTTCCCTGGCGGAAAAGGCCAAATCCTCGCAGACGCCCCAAAGCACCAAGCCATTGCCCTCCTATCAGCGACGGATCGTTCACCTGGCCCTGCAGACCATTTCGGACATTCAGACCAAGAGCAAAGGTGACGGGCCACTGAAACGGGTGTTGATCATCCCCAAGACCCCGCCAGACGAAGGCGAACCCTCTGCCGAAGAAAGCCTGCCCCAGCAAGAAAACCGAGTGCCTTGA
- the hmcF gene encoding sulfate respiration complex iron-sulfur protein HmcF, with product MPEGTLCNRQPITTDEQLKLTLSDKGGRQYYAEMEQLEVDTDKLWTAIQNTMKSRLKTWLNVCAKCGLCADSCFLYECNGRDPRQVPSAKIHATLGEIVKRKGKVDNAFMRKCMDIAWSWCTCCNRCGQFCPHGIDMGVMFSYLRGLLFSQGFVPWELKIGSGMHRVYKAQMDVTTEDWVDTCEWMADENSEEWPGLEIPVDKEDADIMYTLNAREAKHYPEDIAEAAILFHVAGENWTVPSEGWEQTSLTLFAGDWEGCKQNVLHVYDAIERLRPKRVVGTECGHAHRATVIEGPYWAGREDGQPPRPFLHYVEWLAEMLRTGRIKIDPAKRIKELVTLQDSCNYVRNQGLKNITREIMSYLVEPGYFVEMAPNKEYNYCCGGGGGFNGIGKYRPQRNIALLKKRQQIMDTGAKLVVAPCHNCWDAIRDLEEEYPMGIRWSFLKPLVIKMMIVPDHLKPQDEEGEE from the coding sequence ATGCCCGAAGGTACTTTATGCAACAGGCAGCCCATCACCACCGACGAGCAGCTCAAGCTGACGCTCTCGGACAAGGGCGGCCGGCAATACTACGCGGAAATGGAGCAACTGGAGGTGGACACGGACAAACTGTGGACCGCCATCCAGAATACCATGAAATCCCGATTGAAAACCTGGCTGAATGTTTGCGCCAAATGCGGGCTGTGCGCGGACAGCTGCTTTCTCTACGAATGCAACGGAAGGGACCCCCGCCAGGTCCCTTCCGCCAAAATCCACGCCACCCTGGGTGAGATCGTCAAGCGCAAGGGCAAGGTGGACAACGCCTTTATGCGCAAGTGCATGGACATCGCCTGGAGCTGGTGCACCTGCTGCAACCGTTGTGGTCAGTTTTGCCCCCACGGCATCGACATGGGCGTTATGTTCTCCTACCTGCGGGGCCTCCTTTTCTCTCAGGGATTTGTCCCCTGGGAATTGAAGATCGGTTCCGGAATGCACCGGGTGTACAAGGCCCAGATGGACGTGACCACCGAGGACTGGGTGGACACCTGCGAATGGATGGCCGACGAGAACTCCGAGGAATGGCCTGGTCTGGAAATTCCCGTGGACAAGGAAGACGCGGACATCATGTACACCCTCAATGCCCGTGAGGCCAAACACTATCCCGAAGACATTGCCGAGGCGGCGATCCTCTTCCATGTGGCCGGCGAAAACTGGACCGTGCCCTCCGAAGGTTGGGAACAGACCTCGTTGACTCTGTTCGCCGGCGACTGGGAAGGCTGCAAGCAAAACGTCCTGCATGTCTATGACGCCATCGAACGGTTACGGCCCAAGCGGGTCGTGGGTACGGAGTGCGGTCACGCGCACCGGGCCACGGTGATCGAGGGGCCCTACTGGGCCGGTCGGGAAGACGGCCAACCGCCCAGGCCCTTTCTCCATTATGTGGAATGGCTGGCTGAGATGCTGCGCACCGGGCGGATCAAGATCGACCCGGCCAAGCGGATCAAGGAACTGGTTACATTGCAGGATTCCTGCAATTATGTCCGCAACCAGGGCCTGAAGAACATCACCCGGGAAATCATGAGCTATCTCGTGGAACCGGGCTACTTTGTGGAAATGGCTCCGAACAAGGAATACAACTACTGTTGCGGCGGTGGCGGTGGATTCAACGGAATCGGCAAATATCGCCCCCAACGCAACATCGCCCTGCTTAAAAAGCGGCAGCAGATCATGGATACCGGTGCCAAACTCGTGGTCGCTCCCTGCCATAATTGCTGGGACGCCATTCGCGATCTTGAGGAGGAATATCCCATGGGCATCCGCTGGTCCTTCCTCAAGCCGTTGGTGATCAAGATGATGATCGTCCCGGATCACCTCAAGCCCCAGGACGAGGAAGGCGAAGAGTAA
- the hmcB gene encoding sulfate respiration complex iron-sulfur protein HmcB produces MKRRSFLGLMGAAGAGLAVPASARAGVKDFRGFLETPGVLFDGTRCIGCRKCELACNQVNNLPEPEVPFDNLEILDSRRRTDASTFTVVNKFETANGPVYRKNQCNHCLEPACASSCFVAAFRKNTDSAVDYDDSVCVGCRYCMIACPFEIPTYEYHKVLTPRVMKCTLCGPQMRAGELRLPGCVEICPVEAMIYGPRNELINLANRRFKQFPGRYVERIYGEHEMGGTSWMYISGTPFRQVGLREDLGTKSAPELTAGALAAVPVVVAVWPVLLGGIYAINKRKEKIAAQEQKQAVAAAVAKTKEEAEEKLATSLSKAEEAANRRVDNEVKKAVKEALAKKEEELKAADASKPDEEEGK; encoded by the coding sequence ATGAAACGCAGATCATTCCTAGGACTGATGGGCGCGGCCGGGGCCGGACTGGCGGTTCCCGCCTCTGCCCGGGCCGGAGTCAAAGATTTTCGAGGCTTTCTTGAAACTCCGGGCGTGCTCTTTGACGGGACCCGGTGTATCGGTTGCCGCAAATGTGAACTGGCCTGCAATCAGGTCAATAATCTTCCTGAACCCGAAGTGCCGTTTGACAACCTGGAGATCCTGGATTCCCGCCGCCGCACCGACGCGTCGACCTTCACCGTGGTCAACAAGTTCGAAACCGCGAACGGTCCGGTGTACCGGAAAAACCAATGCAACCATTGCCTGGAACCGGCATGCGCCTCCTCGTGCTTTGTCGCCGCGTTCCGGAAAAACACCGACAGCGCCGTGGACTACGACGATTCCGTCTGTGTCGGCTGCCGGTACTGCATGATCGCCTGCCCCTTTGAAATTCCCACGTACGAATACCATAAGGTGCTCACCCCCCGGGTGATGAAATGCACCCTGTGCGGTCCGCAGATGCGTGCCGGAGAACTCCGTCTTCCGGGGTGTGTGGAAATCTGCCCCGTGGAAGCCATGATTTACGGGCCGCGCAACGAACTGATCAACCTGGCCAACCGTCGCTTCAAGCAGTTCCCCGGTCGGTACGTCGAGCGAATCTACGGGGAGCATGAAATGGGCGGCACAAGCTGGATGTACATCTCCGGCACCCCCTTTCGTCAGGTCGGCCTGCGCGAGGATCTGGGCACCAAATCCGCTCCGGAACTCACTGCCGGAGCCCTGGCCGCCGTGCCCGTGGTCGTGGCCGTTTGGCCGGTCCTGTTGGGTGGCATCTATGCCATCAACAAGCGCAAGGAAAAGATTGCGGCTCAGGAGCAGAAACAGGCCGTGGCTGCCGCTGTGGCCAAAACCAAGGAGGAAGCCGAGGAAAAGCTGGCCACCTCTCTGAGCAAGGCCGAGGAAGCCGCCAATCGCCGCGTGGACAATGAGGTCAAGAAGGCTGTCAAGGAAGCTTTGGCCAAGAAAGAGGAAGAACTCAAAGCGGCTGACGCGAGCAAACCGGACGAGGAGGAAGGCAAATGA
- the hmcE gene encoding sulfate respiration complex protein HmcE, translating to MYNFLTGPMVWITFLVVVVGLTYHVVTYIRGLDWRLDRVGYRPNMQFGLKGAARSIFFWLLPWGSHGWRAKPLFTLLFFSFHIGLLFTPIFLEAHNIMLRDSWGIRLPGISTGLADFLSWVVVIGGIFLILRRIAFPEVRILTSAYDYLLIVIAVSPFLTGLIARYNVGDYNFWLIVHIITGHVWLLSLVFTKLNHAVFFFLSRAQLGMDYGIKRGGMKGSQMSW from the coding sequence ATGTATAATTTCTTGACTGGACCAATGGTCTGGATCACGTTCCTTGTCGTGGTCGTTGGGTTGACGTATCACGTGGTGACGTACATCCGCGGCCTGGACTGGCGATTGGACCGGGTAGGCTACCGGCCGAACATGCAGTTCGGCTTGAAAGGTGCGGCAAGGTCCATCTTCTTCTGGCTCCTGCCGTGGGGTTCCCACGGATGGCGGGCAAAACCCCTGTTCACCCTGCTTTTTTTCAGCTTCCATATCGGCCTCTTGTTCACACCGATTTTTCTGGAAGCGCATAACATCATGCTCAGAGACAGCTGGGGCATCCGGCTTCCGGGTATTTCCACCGGCCTGGCCGACTTTCTGTCCTGGGTGGTGGTGATCGGCGGTATCTTTCTCATTCTGCGCCGCATCGCCTTTCCCGAGGTGCGCATTCTGACCTCGGCTTACGACTATCTCCTGATCGTCATCGCCGTGTCCCCTTTTCTGACCGGGCTGATTGCCAGGTACAACGTCGGTGATTATAATTTCTGGTTGATTGTACACATTATCACCGGCCACGTCTGGTTGCTCAGCCTGGTGTTCACCAAGTTGAACCACGCGGTCTTCTTTTTCCTGTCCCGCGCCCAGCTGGGTATGGACTACGGCATCAAGCGCGGCGGGATGAAGGGAAGTCAAATGTCCTGGTAG